A genomic region of Miscanthus floridulus cultivar M001 chromosome 3, ASM1932011v1, whole genome shotgun sequence contains the following coding sequences:
- the LOC136544003 gene encoding uncharacterized protein translates to MEVLTFEVVGFKGTYHAILGHPCYAKFMAVPNYTYLKLKMPGPNGVITVESTYEHAYDCDVEGIEYAKALVEVETLIINLDRLGSEAPNSKHRSGTFEPMEAVKLIPVDPTCSNDWVLRISATLNNK, encoded by the coding sequence atggaggtcctcaccttcgaggtggttgggttcaaggggacctaccatgccatcctagggcacccatgctacgccaagttcatggcggtccccaactacacctacctcaagctcaagatgccgggtcccaacggTGTCATTAcagtcgagtccacgtacgagcatgcatacgactgtgatgTTGAGGGCATCGAGTATGCCAAGGCTCTCGTGGAGGTcgagaccctcatcatcaacctcgaccgtcttggtagcgaggcgcctaACTCTAAACATCGCTCCGGGACTTTTGAGCCcatggaggccgtcaagctcatcccggtcgaccccacctgctccaatgaCTGggtgctgaggatcagcgccaccctcaacaacaaatag